From Nitrospiria bacterium, one genomic window encodes:
- a CDS encoding TIGR04255 family protein produces the protein MPNKLPTKLKKEPLLDAVFEIRFSTQVPASSVLPGILFNKLDGKKILEQLPPTQLPKQMRDADPNLRFAPLIRIQWKEYLLLIGDWNVAVGCKMPYPGWTNFKNAIIQVANILKEVGIIEGIQRYSLKYVDLIPFADLQKQVSSVRLRLNIGDHILSKEVFLLRIEIPQDDFINVVQLVSSALVTAQDKTTKQGLVVDIDTIRDVGNQQFNDLISGLGNNLDIIHNKNKAIFFDWCLTPETLDFLEPTYE, from the coding sequence ATGCCTAATAAGCTGCCGACCAAACTGAAGAAAGAGCCTTTGTTAGATGCGGTTTTTGAGATTCGTTTTTCTACACAGGTTCCAGCATCAAGCGTTCTCCCAGGGATTTTATTTAACAAGCTCGATGGGAAAAAAATCCTTGAGCAATTGCCACCCACACAGTTGCCCAAGCAGATGCGAGATGCTGACCCAAACTTACGGTTTGCGCCACTTATCCGAATTCAGTGGAAGGAGTATCTTCTTTTAATTGGTGACTGGAACGTTGCAGTTGGTTGCAAGATGCCTTACCCTGGCTGGACAAATTTTAAGAATGCCATAATTCAGGTTGCTAATATTCTAAAGGAAGTTGGGATCATTGAGGGCATTCAGCGGTACTCTTTGAAATATGTGGATCTAATTCCTTTTGCTGATCTACAGAAGCAGGTTTCATCTGTAAGACTTCGCCTAAATATAGGCGACCACATACTATCAAAGGAAGTGTTCCTGCTTAGGATCGAAATTCCTCAAGATGATTTTATAAACGTCGTCCAACTTGTATCGTCTGCACTTGTAACTGCACAGGATAAAACCACGAAACAGGGATTAGTTGTTGATATTGATACTATTCGCGACGTCGGCAACCAGCAGTTTAATGATTTAATTTCTGGGTTAGGAAATAATTTAGATATAATTCATAATAAGAATAAGGCGATATTTTTCGATTGGTGCCTCACTCCTGAAACATTAGATTTCTTGGAGCCCACCTATGAATGA
- a CDS encoding PDDEXK nuclease domain-containing protein, which yields MTRDLIPRDYGHFLLELKDRIRQAQLRAALSVNRELVLLYWRIGRDILERQKLHGWGAKIIDRLASDLRTEFTEMKGFSPRNLKYMRAFAEAYPDEAFVQQVAAQMPWFHNCVLIDKVKDSAEREWYAHQTLRHGWSRNVLVHQIESGLHERQGQAVTNFNQTLPPLQSDLAKQVLKDPYNFDFLTLGDSARERELERALLAHLRDFLLELGVGFSLVGSQRLIEVGAEDFYIDLLFYHLHLRCYVVIDLKMEGFKPEHAGKMNFYLSAVDDLLRHPDDKPSIGLILCKTKNKLIAEYALRDTRKPIGVSAYKLTHSLPKQIKSQLPTIEALEKELGGKERK from the coding sequence ATGACGCGCGACCTCATTCCCCGCGACTACGGCCATTTTCTCCTCGAGCTCAAGGACCGCATCCGTCAGGCACAGCTTCGCGCCGCGCTTTCGGTCAACCGGGAACTGGTTTTGCTCTACTGGAGGATCGGCCGGGATATTTTGGAGCGCCAGAAACTTCACGGTTGGGGCGCGAAGATCATCGACAGGCTGGCAAGCGATCTTCGAACTGAATTTACCGAGATGAAAGGATTCTCCCCTCGCAATCTCAAGTACATGCGGGCTTTCGCGGAAGCCTACCCGGATGAGGCGTTTGTGCAGCAGGTTGCTGCACAAATGCCGTGGTTTCACAATTGCGTCTTGATAGACAAGGTGAAGGACTCCGCCGAGCGTGAATGGTATGCCCATCAGACTTTGCGACACGGGTGGAGCCGCAATGTGCTGGTCCACCAGATCGAGAGCGGCCTTCATGAACGCCAGGGACAGGCGGTGACCAATTTCAACCAAACGCTTCCTCCGTTGCAGTCTGACTTGGCGAAACAGGTATTGAAGGACCCCTATAACTTCGATTTTCTGACCTTGGGCGACTCGGCTCGTGAGCGCGAACTCGAGCGCGCACTGTTGGCTCATCTCCGCGATTTTCTGCTGGAGTTGGGAGTCGGATTCAGTCTCGTCGGCAGTCAGAGGCTGATCGAGGTCGGCGCGGAAGATTTCTACATTGATCTTCTGTTTTATCACCTCCATCTCCGGTGTTATGTTGTGATCGACCTCAAGATGGAGGGGTTCAAACCCGAACACGCCGGCAAGATGAATTTTTATCTGTCCGCGGTGGACGACCTGCTGCGCCATCCCGACGACAAGCCCTCCATCGGGTTGATCCTGTGCAAAACCAAGAACAAGCTGATCGCCGAATACGCACTGCGCGACACCCGCAAACCGATCGGCGTTTCGGCCTACAAGCTGACCCATTCGCTGCCCAAGCAGATCAAGAGCCAATTGCCGACGATTGAAGCGTTGGAAAAAGAATTGGGCGGGAAGGAGCGGAAGTAA
- the polX gene encoding DNA polymerase/3'-5' exonuclease PolX, which translates to MTKQEVSEILDEIGTLLELKGENPFKSRAYANASRTIAALEMDLGEAVRSGALKEVKGIGAALFEKIGELVTTGKLAYYEELKAAVPAGLLEMLRIPGLGPKRARLIHEQLGISTIGELEYACNENRLLKLEGFGPRMQEKILQGIQYVRRQKGLFHYPVAAGEAERLYDALKAHKAVKRIAVAGSLRRRKEVVKDIDLLVSSERSGPVMEAFTAHPEVDEVVAKGETKSSVRLKSGINADLRVVSDAEFPYALHHFTGSKEHNIAMRGRAQRLGFKMNEYGLFQGEKPVPCRNEEEIFSKLGLDFIPPELREDMGEIAAAESKNLPKLVEEKDIRGIFHNHTVYSDGNATLEEMVGAARAAGYEYIGISDHSRSAQYAHGLEVERVYEQQKAIDALQKKHKDITIFKGTECDILPDGTLDYPDDVLASFDFVVVSIHSKFKMTEAEMTKRIVRAIKNPYVTILGHPTGRLLLTREAYPVDMRAIIKAASDHGVAIELNANPMRLDLDWRLGPTAVELGVPVSINPDAHSVEGIRDVRYGVGIARKGWLTREAVFNTKSATEMKKVLAQRRPATT; encoded by the coding sequence GTGACCAAACAGGAAGTCTCCGAAATTTTGGACGAGATCGGCACGCTGCTGGAGTTGAAGGGCGAGAATCCGTTCAAATCGCGCGCCTACGCCAACGCCTCCCGGACGATCGCCGCGCTCGAGATGGATCTGGGCGAGGCCGTTCGAAGCGGCGCGCTGAAAGAGGTGAAAGGGATCGGGGCGGCCTTGTTCGAGAAGATCGGCGAGCTGGTGACGACCGGTAAACTGGCTTATTACGAGGAGCTGAAGGCCGCGGTTCCGGCCGGGCTGCTTGAGATGCTCCGGATCCCGGGCCTGGGCCCGAAGCGGGCGAGGCTTATTCACGAACAGCTCGGGATCTCGACGATCGGGGAGTTGGAGTACGCCTGCAACGAAAACCGGCTCCTGAAACTGGAAGGCTTCGGGCCGCGGATGCAGGAGAAGATCCTGCAGGGTATCCAGTACGTGCGAAGGCAGAAGGGGCTGTTTCATTATCCCGTCGCGGCGGGCGAGGCCGAAAGACTCTATGACGCCCTGAAGGCCCACAAGGCGGTCAAGCGGATCGCGGTCGCCGGAAGTCTCCGTCGAAGAAAGGAGGTCGTGAAGGACATCGACCTGCTCGTGAGCTCGGAGCGTTCCGGACCGGTCATGGAGGCCTTTACCGCCCATCCGGAGGTGGATGAGGTGGTGGCCAAGGGCGAAACCAAGTCCTCCGTCCGTCTCAAGTCCGGGATCAACGCCGATCTTCGCGTGGTCTCGGACGCCGAATTCCCCTACGCGCTGCATCATTTCACCGGGAGCAAGGAACACAACATCGCGATGCGCGGGCGCGCGCAGCGCCTGGGCTTCAAGATGAACGAGTACGGATTGTTTCAGGGAGAAAAACCCGTTCCCTGCAGGAACGAGGAGGAGATCTTCTCGAAACTCGGCCTGGATTTCATCCCGCCGGAGCTGCGGGAGGACATGGGCGAGATCGCGGCGGCCGAGTCCAAAAATCTTCCGAAGCTGGTCGAGGAAAAAGATATCCGGGGAATCTTTCACAACCACACGGTCTACTCCGACGGCAACGCCACGCTGGAGGAGATGGTCGGGGCCGCGCGCGCGGCGGGCTACGAGTACATCGGCATCTCGGATCATTCCCGGTCGGCGCAATACGCCCACGGGCTCGAGGTCGAGCGCGTTTATGAACAGCAAAAGGCGATCGACGCGCTTCAGAAAAAGCACAAGGACATCACGATCTTCAAGGGCACCGAGTGCGACATCCTTCCGGACGGGACGCTCGATTATCCGGACGACGTCCTGGCGAGTTTCGATTTCGTGGTCGTCTCGATCCACAGCAAGTTCAAGATGACCGAGGCCGAGATGACCAAGCGCATCGTCAGGGCGATTAAAAATCCCTACGTCACGATCCTCGGGCATCCCACCGGACGGCTCCTGTTGACGCGCGAAGCCTATCCGGTGGACATGCGGGCGATCATCAAGGCCGCGAGCGATCACGGGGTGGCGATCGAGCTCAACGCGAACCCGATGCGGCTGGATCTGGACTGGCGGCTCGGTCCGACGGCCGTGGAGCTGGGCGTGCCGGTCAGCATCAATCCGGACGCGCACAGCGTCGAGGGGATCCGGGACGTCCGCTACGGCGTCGGGATCGCGCGAAAAGGCTGGCTCACGCGGGAGGCGGTTTTCAACACCAAGTCGGCGACCGAGATGAAAAAAGTATTGGCCCAGCGTCGCCCCGCGACGACTTGA
- the queG gene encoding tRNA epoxyqueuosine(34) reductase QueG, translating into MLSSLTQKILDRARALGFDAVGIAAADDLEQDDQALSRWLAEGRHAGMAYMAREPHRRSRPPTVLPGAKSVIVLALNYAQDNPPGPGRSTVGRVARYARGRDYHDVIEDRLSQLEVFLRETAGPGTDCRSYVDHGPVLEKAFARQAGIGFVGKNTLLITDSFGSWVFLSVILTTLELEPGTARTSECGSCRACLDACPTGALVAPYQLDANRCISYLTIENKGAIPEALIPKLGGWVFGCDICQEVCPYNARSKPTGVKEFRPEEGVGPWLDLEKLAAIKSDEEFRAAFRDTPLLRPKRAGLQRNAEALLSQR; encoded by the coding sequence ATGCTGTCTTCCCTTACACAGAAGATCCTCGACCGGGCGCGGGCCTTGGGTTTCGATGCCGTCGGGATCGCCGCGGCCGATGATCTTGAACAGGATGATCAAGCCCTGTCCCGCTGGCTTGCCGAAGGCCGTCACGCCGGGATGGCCTACATGGCCCGCGAACCGCATCGCCGTTCGCGGCCGCCGACCGTTCTTCCCGGCGCGAAGAGCGTGATTGTGCTGGCCCTGAATTACGCGCAGGACAATCCGCCCGGTCCGGGTCGGAGTACGGTGGGCCGAGTCGCCCGCTACGCCCGGGGACGGGATTACCATGACGTGATCGAAGACCGGCTCTCGCAATTGGAGGTCTTTCTTCGCGAGACGGCCGGGCCGGGAACGGACTGTCGGAGTTACGTCGATCACGGACCCGTTTTGGAGAAGGCCTTCGCGCGGCAGGCCGGGATCGGTTTTGTCGGGAAGAACACGCTGCTCATCACGGATTCGTTCGGCTCGTGGGTTTTCCTGTCCGTGATCCTGACCACGCTGGAGTTGGAGCCGGGCACGGCCCGGACCTCCGAATGTGGAAGCTGCCGCGCCTGCCTTGACGCCTGTCCGACCGGCGCCCTCGTGGCCCCGTATCAGCTCGATGCGAACCGTTGCATCTCGTATCTGACGATCGAGAACAAGGGGGCCATTCCAGAGGCGCTGATCCCGAAATTAGGCGGCTGGGTCTTCGGCTGCGATATTTGCCAGGAGGTGTGTCCCTATAACGCGCGGTCGAAGCCGACCGGGGTCAAGGAGTTTCGGCCGGAGGAGGGCGTCGGGCCCTGGCTGGATCTGGAAAAGCTTGCGGCGATCAAGTCGGACGAGGAATTCCGCGCCGCGTTCCGCGACACGCCGCTTCTTCGGCCAAAGCGTGCGGGCCTTCAGAGAAACGCCGAGGCCTTGTTGAGTCAAAGGTGA
- a CDS encoding PHP domain-containing protein yields the protein MNDRRIDLHTHSTASDGSFTPAELIRYAATKRLVALALTDHDGVDGLDEAAAEGERLGIEVIPGVELSADHPEGTMHVLGFFVDRRHEGFCGRLRRLQEARRERNPKIVQKLQGLGLQITYEEVVAASGGGQVGRPHFAKVLVQKGYVSSMQEAFERYLKKGAPGFVEKFRFSPQDVIAAIHEAGGVAVLAHPFTLYKEPSPMLEPLLGGLAESGLDGMEVIYSTYSAGQSRYYRELAEKFHLLPSGGSDFHGSHKPGIDLGVGMGRLQIPFELLEPLRKKAQGHRASNLIN from the coding sequence ATGAATGACCGACGGATCGATCTTCACACCCACAGCACCGCTTCGGACGGCAGCTTTACGCCCGCGGAGCTGATCCGGTACGCGGCGACCAAGCGTCTCGTCGCGCTGGCCCTGACGGACCATGATGGCGTGGACGGATTGGACGAGGCGGCGGCCGAAGGGGAACGGCTGGGTATCGAGGTGATCCCGGGGGTCGAGTTGAGCGCGGACCATCCCGAGGGAACGATGCACGTCCTCGGCTTTTTCGTCGACCGGCGGCATGAAGGTTTTTGCGGCCGGCTGCGGCGTCTCCAGGAGGCCCGCAGGGAGCGAAACCCGAAGATCGTTCAGAAGCTTCAGGGGCTGGGTCTTCAGATCACCTACGAGGAAGTCGTGGCCGCTTCCGGTGGGGGCCAGGTCGGCCGCCCGCATTTTGCCAAGGTATTGGTCCAGAAAGGCTACGTCTCGTCGATGCAGGAAGCCTTCGAGCGCTATCTGAAAAAAGGGGCGCCGGGATTCGTTGAAAAGTTCCGGTTCAGCCCGCAGGACGTTATCGCGGCGATTCATGAAGCCGGGGGTGTCGCGGTCCTGGCCCACCCGTTTACCTTGTACAAGGAACCCTCGCCCATGTTGGAACCGTTGCTTGGCGGACTCGCGGAGTCGGGGCTCGACGGGATGGAAGTGATTTACAGCACCTATTCGGCGGGACAGAGCCGCTATTATCGCGAGTTGGCCGAAAAATTTCACCTCCTTCCGTCGGGCGGGTCGGATTTTCACGGTTCCCACAAACCGGGGATCGATCTGGGCGTCGGGATGGGCAGGCTGCAAATCCCATTTGAGCTGCTCGAGCCGCTCCGGAAAAAGGCCCAGGGCCACCGCGCTTCAAATCTTATCAATTGA
- the cysC gene encoding adenylyl-sulfate kinase has product MHFHSGKRQMTNKGVTIWLTGLPSAGKTTLAHLLGKRIRERGITSIEILDGDVIRMNLCKDLGYSPEDRMTNIRRIAFVSQLLTRHGVIVIVAAISPYRESRELARREIKNFVEVFVKCPIDVLIERDVKGLYKKALAGNLPHFTGVSDPYEEPLNPEILIETNREAPEASAAKILGLLEKMGYLSDISSTSP; this is encoded by the coding sequence ATCCATTTCCACTCAGGAAAACGACAGATGACAAACAAGGGTGTAACCATTTGGCTGACCGGCCTGCCCTCGGCCGGAAAAACCACGCTGGCCCATTTGCTGGGAAAAAGGATACGGGAGAGAGGGATCACAAGCATTGAAATTCTGGACGGGGACGTGATTCGGATGAACCTCTGCAAGGATCTGGGATACAGTCCGGAGGACCGGATGACCAACATCCGGCGGATCGCCTTCGTCTCGCAGCTCCTGACCCGTCACGGCGTCATCGTGATCGTCGCCGCCATTTCTCCGTATCGCGAGAGCCGGGAACTGGCCCGCCGGGAGATCAAGAACTTCGTGGAGGTGTTCGTCAAATGCCCCATCGATGTCCTGATCGAACGGGATGTGAAGGGGCTGTATAAAAAGGCGCTGGCCGGAAATCTTCCGCACTTCACCGGCGTCTCGGACCCTTACGAGGAACCGCTCAATCCGGAGATCCTCATCGAAACCAATCGGGAAGCGCCCGAGGCCTCGGCCGCGAAGATCCTCGGCCTTCTCGAAAAAATGGGATACCTTTCCGATATTTCTTCGACCTCCCCATGA
- a CDS encoding M48 family metalloprotease, whose amino-acid sequence MSRMNKTSCILLSLSIALASCATPPMPPTPSSPPPEAEPQAPPDQGKVLGRQFMMEARKQYSFVKDQEVVDAVNRVGRRIVTAAGGDPDSFHFFVVKDSSLNAFAIPGGYIFVFDELLSKLDSEDELAGVLGHETGHVMHNHFFKNDKTLNAMTLATIAAILLSRGQAATTSIAMAANEAAQLHFSRENEEEADASGMQYLKEAGYDPNGMLKFFQTLLAYEKINGYEIPAYMETHPDLESRVHLAELRLNRPVDHVLPPPPKTFDWGRVETIIRAKSENWHEVAQLFPERKAGAAPDERYHYLSGLAYLMTDQVSEAIAEYQAALATSPDNPVYHADLAAAYLKTQDVDKARAEALESLHRSKPGEEIPSAYVVLGMVEEHAGRLELAGQEYEEALRRNPDHAFAHYHLGQVYSQTGRPAEAAYETGRYLRLSLEPEAALQEFKRAKGLASKESELAREIQEQIKQIVRDGI is encoded by the coding sequence ATGTCCCGGATGAATAAAACAAGCTGTATTTTATTGAGCCTTTCGATCGCGCTCGCAAGCTGCGCCACACCCCCAATGCCTCCGACGCCTTCCTCACCTCCGCCCGAAGCCGAACCGCAGGCGCCGCCGGACCAAGGCAAGGTGCTGGGCAGGCAATTCATGATGGAGGCCCGGAAGCAGTACAGCTTCGTCAAGGATCAAGAGGTGGTGGACGCCGTCAATCGGGTGGGCCGCCGCATTGTCACGGCCGCGGGCGGCGATCCGGACTCGTTTCATTTCTTCGTCGTGAAAGATAGCTCGCTCAACGCGTTCGCGATCCCGGGAGGTTATATCTTCGTTTTTGACGAGCTCCTAAGCAAACTGGATTCCGAAGATGAACTGGCCGGGGTTCTGGGCCATGAAACCGGCCACGTCATGCACAACCACTTTTTTAAAAATGACAAAACGCTCAATGCCATGACGCTGGCCACCATCGCGGCGATCCTCTTGTCGAGAGGCCAGGCGGCCACGACCAGTATTGCGATGGCCGCCAATGAAGCGGCTCAACTTCATTTCAGCCGCGAGAACGAGGAAGAGGCCGACGCGTCGGGCATGCAGTACCTCAAAGAGGCCGGATACGATCCGAACGGGATGCTGAAATTTTTTCAGACCCTGCTCGCCTACGAGAAAATTAACGGTTATGAAATCCCGGCCTACATGGAAACGCACCCGGATCTTGAGTCCCGTGTTCATCTGGCCGAACTTCGACTGAACCGTCCCGTGGATCATGTACTTCCCCCGCCCCCGAAGACCTTCGACTGGGGACGCGTGGAAACCATCATCCGGGCCAAAAGCGAGAACTGGCACGAGGTGGCTCAACTGTTTCCGGAGCGGAAGGCGGGGGCCGCTCCGGATGAAAGGTATCATTACCTGTCCGGCCTGGCCTACCTGATGACGGATCAGGTGTCCGAGGCGATCGCGGAATATCAAGCCGCCTTGGCCACCTCGCCGGACAACCCGGTTTATCATGCCGATCTGGCCGCGGCTTATTTAAAGACCCAGGACGTGGACAAGGCCAGGGCCGAGGCGCTCGAGAGTCTCCACCGGTCGAAACCGGGTGAAGAGATTCCTTCGGCCTATGTGGTCCTCGGGATGGTGGAGGAGCATGCCGGTCGGCTCGAGCTGGCCGGGCAGGAATATGAAGAAGCGCTTCGGCGGAATCCGGATCATGCCTTTGCCCACTACCACCTCGGACAGGTTTATTCTCAAACCGGCCGGCCCGCGGAAGCGGCGTATGAAACAGGACGCTATCTTCGGCTGAGTCTGGAACCCGAAGCGGCCCTCCAGGAGTTCAAGCGGGCCAAGGGCTTGGCATCCAAGGAAAGCGAGCTTGCCCGGGAGATTCAGGAACAAATCAAGCAAATCGTCCGGGACGGCATCTGA
- a CDS encoding PilZ domain-containing protein: MKGVLASLIPGEMTDKRQHKRVTIKSIGDIVCLDDQRRFTAFVGGISRGGLEIYTPEKLGPNGRIRIALSFLDKDGRLTVENLSGQVRWAAPFKDAYIAGIQFDVLVDREATPALNEYIENAERYFA, from the coding sequence ATGAAAGGTGTCCTTGCGTCCCTCATTCCAGGCGAGATGACCGATAAACGCCAGCATAAGCGGGTGACGATCAAGTCGATCGGAGACATCGTCTGTCTTGATGATCAACGCCGTTTCACGGCTTTTGTGGGGGGGATCAGCCGCGGGGGGTTGGAGATCTACACGCCCGAAAAATTGGGCCCCAACGGCCGGATCAGGATCGCGCTGTCGTTTCTGGACAAGGACGGCCGGCTGACGGTGGAGAATCTGTCGGGTCAGGTCCGTTGGGCCGCGCCGTTCAAGGACGCCTACATTGCCGGCATCCAGTTCGATGTGCTGGTCGATCGGGAAGCGACGCCGGCCTTGAACGAATACATCGAAAATGCCGAGCGTTATTTCGCTTAA